A genomic stretch from Bradyrhizobium quebecense includes:
- a CDS encoding fumarylacetoacetate hydrolase family protein — MKTPTKTPTTDLDRRTMLATGALALAGAAAQSAPAHAEAPKALLAVPAVTIPIVGATEVFQVRRIYCIGRNYAAHAIERGSDPSREPPFFFQKPTDAIQNVAIGTVADHPYPSLTKNYHHEVELVAALRSGGTNIPADKALDHVYGYALGLDMTRRDLQNGMAAEKKPWEIGKSFDHAAVLGPIHPADKTGHFTRGAISLAVNGTVRQSSDLKNMIWSVAEQIAKLSEAFELKAGDIIYSGTPENVGPVVKGDVLLCKLEGLPDMSIKIV; from the coding sequence ATGAAAACTCCCACGAAAACTCCGACGACTGATCTCGATCGCCGGACGATGCTTGCGACCGGCGCCCTCGCACTGGCCGGCGCCGCCGCGCAATCCGCGCCGGCCCACGCCGAGGCGCCGAAGGCGTTGTTAGCGGTCCCGGCCGTGACGATCCCGATCGTCGGCGCTACCGAGGTGTTCCAGGTCCGCCGCATCTACTGCATCGGCCGCAACTACGCCGCGCATGCGATCGAGCGGGGCTCCGATCCGAGCCGCGAGCCGCCGTTCTTCTTCCAGAAGCCGACGGATGCGATCCAGAATGTCGCGATCGGCACGGTCGCCGATCATCCCTATCCGTCGCTGACCAAGAACTATCACCATGAGGTCGAGCTGGTCGCCGCGCTGAGGTCCGGCGGCACCAACATCCCCGCCGACAAGGCGCTCGATCACGTCTATGGCTACGCGCTCGGCCTCGACATGACGCGGCGCGATTTGCAGAACGGCATGGCCGCGGAGAAGAAGCCGTGGGAGATCGGCAAGAGCTTTGACCACGCCGCGGTACTCGGGCCGATTCATCCGGCTGATAAGACCGGCCATTTCACGCGGGGCGCGATCTCGCTCGCGGTCAACGGCACGGTGCGACAGAGCTCGGATCTGAAGAACATGATCTGGAGCGTCGCCGAGCAGATCGCAAAACTCTCCGAGGCCTTCGAGCTCAAGGCCGGCGACATCATCTATTCCGGAACGCCGGAGAACGTGGGCCCGGTGGTCAAGGGCGACGTGCTGCTCTGCAAGCTCGAGGGCCTGCCCGACATGTCGATCAAGATCGTCTGA